In Flavobacterium endoglycinae, one DNA window encodes the following:
- a CDS encoding SDR family oxidoreductase, with the protein MDLKNSTILITGGTSGIGLEFVKQLTEQGSTIIVTGRKQEALNDTKRRFPKIHVFQSDVSSPEAIRQLYKSVTQQFPDLNIIINNAGEMRLIDMQDTSKSLENLTREIDINLSGSIQMTYQFLPHLIKKQSAAIVNVSSAIAFMAYSSAPVYSASKAGLHAFTMALRMQLKKTSVKVLEFIPPGVNTNLQNDWVLQPNPRQMMDADKVVQTAIRGLQKNTPEIMPMLVKVIKFLGRIIPKALMNFGHREFERFKQLNYQQKKS; encoded by the coding sequence ATGGATTTAAAAAACAGCACCATCCTGATTACAGGAGGAACCAGCGGCATAGGTTTGGAATTTGTAAAACAACTTACCGAACAAGGGTCGACAATAATCGTTACAGGCCGCAAACAAGAAGCTTTAAATGACACTAAAAGGCGTTTTCCAAAAATACACGTTTTTCAGAGTGATGTCAGCAGTCCGGAAGCTATAAGACAGTTATACAAATCTGTTACCCAGCAATTTCCTGATCTGAATATTATAATCAATAATGCCGGCGAAATGCGATTGATTGATATGCAGGACACTTCAAAAAGTCTTGAAAACCTTACCCGCGAAATCGACATCAATCTCTCGGGTAGTATCCAGATGACATATCAGTTTTTGCCACATCTTATAAAAAAGCAATCCGCTGCGATTGTTAATGTTTCTTCTGCTATTGCCTTTATGGCTTACTCTTCAGCACCTGTCTACAGCGCATCGAAAGCTGGTCTCCACGCTTTTACAATGGCATTACGCATGCAATTAAAAAAAACGAGTGTAAAAGTGCTCGAATTTATTCCACCGGGAGTAAATACTAATCTGCAAAATGACTGGGTTTTGCAGCCCAATCCACGCCAGATGATGGATGCAGACAAAGTAGTGCAGACCGCAATTAGAGGTCTGCAAAAAAATACTCCTGAAATAATGCCGATGCTGGTAAAGGTCATCAAATTCTTAGGACGTATCATTCCTAAAGCACTGATGAATTTCGGACACAGAGAATTTGAAAGATTCAAACAACTTAATTATCAACAAAAAAAATCATAA